Proteins encoded in a region of the Equus asinus isolate D_3611 breed Donkey chromosome X, EquAss-T2T_v2, whole genome shotgun sequence genome:
- the LOC139039753 gene encoding paraneoplastic antigen Ma6E-like — protein sequence MVMPLVMLWDWCRWSGANAQRSLLILGIPEDCEDREFQEAVRAALWPLGRYRVLGNVFRKELGFRVALVEFTEYLNRSLVPRQIPGKGGLWDVFFLPQGPDSESRDRPNFPAQPQRQAVAGRAGVARAAGEEAAAGEEGAEGEAGAGEEAGSSDEEGAAGDTRVAGVAGSVSMAGAAAEAEAPGEEGAAGVSEAGAPEEAGTAGEAVTAGEDGAEDVAGAPVEREAAGEEEVGDVARAAGEEEATGEGEAESEEEAEGEAGAAEEAGSSDEEGAAGDTRVAGVAGSVSMAGAAAEAEAPGEEGAAGVSEAGAPEEAVTAGEDGAEDVARAVAEEEATGEAGGPGVPGEAGAPSEEEAAGEDKAEREEGAEGEAGAEEEAGASDEEGAAGDTGVAGVAGSVSMAGAAAEAEAPGDEGAAGVARAINEAAARSQHWRQTLQPLLDAMAYRVLRRFSGVEEPGCGEESFESWLHHANDTLYLWCLMSERERRRRLVESLGGPALDLMCGLLEENPDTPAQDCLAALACEDAARTHEDCLPANEVTTEGTPVTAEESKPSPPEEDTTLAALSKQDTADAAPAREVADGAVPVTVDPGEAAPDPHDAAQAAWAREDAAQAALTCEDTADAAPAREEADEAAPDTHDAAVAAPAPEETTESSSATGEGENVPTRAGLGQAGHSGAPGGPAPAQMVSASGAGPGGPGGNPEGLAQVGDQEAEQTPKEGLIQEEPGNEDGAEEMSRPESSSGK from the coding sequence ATGGTGATGCCACTGGTGATGCTGTGGGACTGGTGCAGGTGGAGTGGCGCAAACGCACAGCGCTCCCTGCTCATCCTGGGCATCCCGGAGGACTGCGAGGACCGGGAATTCCAGGAGGCCGTGcgggctgccctgtggcccctGGGCAGGTACCGAGTGCTGGGCAACGTCTTCAGAAAGGAGCTCGGGTTCAGGGTCGCTTTGGTGGAGTTCACTGAGTATTTAAATCGAAGTTTGGTCCCCCGACAGATACCAGGCAAGGGGGGACTCTGGGATGTgttcttcctgccccagggccctgatTCTGAGTCACGGGATAGACCCAATTTCCCTGCACAGCCCCAGAGGCAAGCAGTGGCTGGCAGGGCAGGTGTGGCCAGagctgcaggggaggaggcagccgcaggggaggagggagctgagggtgaggcaggagctggagaggaagcaggatCCTCAGATGAAGAGGGAGCTGCAGGGGACACAAGAGTTGCAGGCGTGGCAGGATCTGTGAGCatggcaggagctgcagctgaggcggaggctccaggtgaggaaggagctgcaggtgtgtctgaggcaggggccccagaggaggcaggaaCTGCCGGTGAGGCAGTCACTGCCGGTGAGGATGGAGCTGAAGATGTGGCAGGAGCCCCAGTTGAGAGGGAAGCTGCCGGTGAGGAGGAAGTTGGAGATGTGGCAAGAGCTGCAGGTGAGGAAGAAGCCACAGGTGAGGGAGAagctgagagtgaggaggaagctgagggcgAGGCAGGAGCTGCAGAGGAAGCAGGATCCTCAGATGAAGAGGGAGCTGCAGGGGACACAAGAGTTGCAGGCGTGGCAGGATCTGTGAGCatggcaggagctgcagctgAGGCAGAGGCTCCAGGTGAGGAAGGAGCTGCAGGTGTGTCTGAGGCAGGGGCCCCAGAGGAGGCAGTCACTGCCGGTGAGGATGGAGCTGAAGATGTGGCAAGAGCTGTGGCTGAGGAAGAAGCCACAGGTGAGGCTGGAGGCCCGGGAGTCCCAGGTGAGGCAGGAGCCCCAAGTGAGGAAGAAGCCGCAGGTGAGGACAAAGCTGAGCgtgaggagggagctgagggcgAGGCAGGAGCTGAAGAGGAAGCAGGAGCGTCAGATGAAGAGGGAGCCGCAGGGGACACGGGAGTTGCAGGCGTGGCAGGATCTGTGAGCatggcaggagctgcagctgAGGCGGAGGCTCCAGGTGACGAAGGAGCTGCAGGTGTGGCAAGAGCCATCAACGAGGCAGCAGCCCGGAGCCAGCACTGGCGGCAGACCTTGCAGCCTCTGCTCGATGCTATGGCCTACCGGGTACTGAGAAGGTTTTCTGGGGTGGAAGAGCCGGGCTGTGGAGAAGAGTCTTTTGAGAGCTGGCTGCACCATGCCAACGACACGCTGTACCTGTGGTGCCTCAtgtcagagagggagaggaggaggagactggTGGAGAGCTTGGGTGGCCCCGCGCTGGATCTCATGTGCGGCCTCCTGGAGGAAAATCCCGACACCCCTGCGCAGGACTGCCTGGCCGCGCTGGCCTGTGAAGATGCTGCCCGGACCCATGAAGATTGCCTCCCAGCCAATGAGGTCACCACTGAGGGCACCCCTGTCACTGCAGAAGAAAGCAAGCCTTCCCCACCCGAGGAAGATACCACCCTGGCTGCCCTTTCCAAGCAAGACACAGCCGACGCTGCCCCGGCACGTGAAGTGGCCGATGGGGCAGTTCCTGTCACAGTCGACCCTGGAGAGGCTGCTCCTGACCCCCATGATGCTGCCCAGGCCGCCTGGGCTCGTGAAGATGCTGCCCAGGCCGCCCTGACCTGTGAAGACACCGCTGACGCTGCCCCGGCCCGTGAAGAGGCCGATGAGGCAGCTCCTGACACCCATGATGCTGCCGTGGCAGCCCCTGCCCCTGAGGAGACCACCGAGTCCTCTTCTGCCACTGGGGAAGGTGAAAATGTTCCTACTCGTGCGGGGCTAGGTCAGGCAGGACACTCGGGGGCCCCCGGGGGCCCCGCCCCTGCTCAAATGGTCAGTGCCTCTGGGGCGGGCCCAGGAGGTCCTGGCGGTAACCCGGAAGGCCTCGCCCAGGTGGGAGACCAGGAGGCCGAGCAGACCCCCAAGGAGGGGCTCATCCAGGAGGAGCCAGGAAACGAGGACGGGGCTGAGGAGATGAGCCGCCCCGAGTCCTCCTCGGGCAAGTAG